In the genome of Terribacillus sp. FSL K6-0262, one region contains:
- a CDS encoding conserved virulence factor C family protein — MKIVTIEPTPSPYSMKIVVDDMLPMGSSFDYKKETVTAADPEYIQALFQIEGVKGIYRVADFLALERSPKAAWETILPAVRKVFGEENQGSAAGAGSEEPHYGQVDVQIQTIYGVPMQIKLLFEDQEKRIGLPALFTEAAMEAAGSDNIVFARKWEEQYPRYGDPEQVGQDVYEELLASYSPERLQELVSRAKNPQAPLPTRNSPTMAVWEEEDWRVRYRALDELEPDIEHLAFLEKALQDPKASIRRLATAYLGMIEDKAVLPLLYRALQDKVVTVRRTAGDCLSDLGFKEATPAMEATLADPNRIVRWRAAMFLYELGEAESLPMLEKAARQEKEFEVKLQLNMAIERIAGGEAAQGSVWKQMTEAAKQKEEK, encoded by the coding sequence ATGAAGATCGTGACTATCGAGCCTACCCCAAGTCCATACTCGATGAAGATCGTAGTGGATGATATGCTGCCGATGGGCAGCAGTTTCGATTATAAAAAAGAAACAGTGACCGCTGCCGATCCGGAGTATATCCAAGCATTGTTCCAAATCGAAGGTGTCAAAGGGATATATCGTGTTGCAGATTTCCTTGCACTGGAACGGAGCCCAAAAGCAGCCTGGGAAACAATCCTCCCTGCTGTCCGCAAGGTCTTCGGGGAGGAAAATCAAGGTTCAGCTGCAGGAGCCGGCAGCGAAGAGCCTCATTATGGACAAGTCGATGTCCAGATTCAGACGATCTACGGTGTACCGATGCAAATCAAGCTTCTGTTCGAGGATCAGGAGAAGCGAATCGGACTTCCGGCTTTGTTTACCGAAGCAGCAATGGAAGCAGCAGGGAGCGATAATATCGTTTTCGCCCGTAAATGGGAAGAACAATATCCCCGTTACGGTGATCCGGAGCAAGTCGGTCAGGATGTCTATGAGGAACTGCTGGCAAGCTACAGTCCGGAACGCCTCCAAGAACTCGTTTCCCGTGCCAAGAACCCTCAAGCACCCCTTCCCACACGAAATTCGCCGACCATGGCTGTCTGGGAAGAAGAGGATTGGCGTGTACGCTATCGTGCATTGGATGAACTGGAGCCGGACATCGAGCATCTTGCCTTCCTTGAGAAAGCATTACAGGATCCAAAAGCATCCATCCGCCGTCTGGCAACTGCCTATCTTGGCATGATCGAAGACAAGGCAGTCCTTCCCTTGCTTTATCGTGCACTGCAGGATAAAGTCGTGACAGTCCGCCGAACGGCTGGCGACTGCCTTTCCGATCTCGGCTTCAAAGAGGCGACACCAGCCATGGAAGCGACACTTGCCGACCCGAATCGGATCGTCCGCTGGCGGGCAGCAATGTTCCTTTATGAGCTTGGTGAAGCCGAAAGCCTTCCCATGCTGGAAAAAGCAGCAAGGCAGGAAAAAGAATTCGAAGTGAAGCTGCAACTGAATATGGCCATCGAACGGATTGCCGGCGGTGAAGCAGCACAGGGCTCCGTCTGGAAACAAATGACGGAAGCAGCCAAACAAAAGGAGGAAAAATGA